The sequence TAAAGCAAACCTGCAAGGTTCACCCAAAGAATCAAATGGTGGCCTCACAAAGAATCGAGGTAGGCAAAAGGTCAAGGAATTTGTTAAGATTTTCAATCAGGAAGCTTCAGGCAAACCCACATTCAACAGTGACTCTCAAAGTCCTCAAAGTCAGAGCTCTAGGTGGAAGGAGAGGGGCAAATTCAAGCCAGAGGAGGACCCAAGTGTTGCCCCAACTAAACTAGATGACAAAGTGCATTTGCCTAATGGAAACAAGAACCATAAACCACATGCTTCCATCAGGGTAAGCTTATACaaaaattttgttttgcttTCCTATacattaacaatatatacaATTAGATAATTTTCTGGATGCTAAGACATTTCCAGAACTGTTCTGAAGAAAGGTTATTATCTTTCAGGTAAATGAATTTCTTAAGCAGTTTGAGAAACAGCATTCTGAGACAAGGAGCCACAACCATGAGCCAACTGATATTTCTTCTGGACTCAAAGATAAATCAGCGTCAACTGCAGGTATGTCAGAGCCAATTTCCAGTCTGATGACTGATTTGAAGTagttgaaatatattttaccagtgaaattaggaaaaataatatatagttCAAAGACATGTAACACCTTGTATTGTTGTTTTCAGCATCAATTCCTGATGGCTCAAAAGCAGTACTTGAAGATCCAGATGATTCCTTCCAAGGGAATATCCTGGTGTGTAGCGATGTCTATTTTAAACTATTTAATGacttgttcttttcttttcctgaatTTGTAGACTTTAATCTTTCAAAGATAAAGAGCTAAAGCATGCATATTTCTACTTCAATTGTCAATAGTGCATAAAGATCCTACCGCTAGCAATGAGAAAGTGaacttaaattaaatgttaTACACGCATTCTATTAACtcttttatgaaatattatttagttGCATCTCTTGACAAGCTAGTTGAAATTAAAGCTTATCCACGCATTCCGTTaactttctttataaaaatcttatgtagttatattttttaactagtTAATTCTAAATTCGGCTCGTGCGCAGATTAAAGAATTACCCCAGGATGAAAATGAACTTCCACAAGCTGGTGATAACCAGGAAGTGTTCCAGGTAATGTGGAATTTAGGCTAATGGTGACCGATCCTTCTATTTGGTTATGCCAGAACATGCTAACTGGGAATCATATAATATAGGATATTGATACTAAAATTCGGAAGTGGTCAGATGGAAAAGAAGGGAACATCCGTTCGCTGCTGTCAACTTTACAATATGTGAGTTTTAGATAGCATTGGATCTTCAGTATATTGCACTGGATTTGCTGTCCTCGAATAGATTCTTGCTCCTTGCCAACAGTTCATCATGTTTTAAACCATATGTTCCAGGAGGAATTAACCTCACCTGTAAGAATAGGGATTACTAATTTTGCCTCGTAGTCTTTAACATTGACACCGGTTATACATGCAGGTCCTTTGGCCTGAAAGTGGATGGAAACCTGTGCCTCTTGTAGATATAATAGAAGGAAATGCAGTGAAAAGATCATATCAAAAAGCCTTACTCACTCTACACCCAGATAAACTACAGCAGAAAGGTGCTACATCACATCAAAAATACATAGCAGAAAAAGTTTTTGATGTTCTTCAGGTAAATTTCAGCTTCATGGTTTTAATTCATCCATTACCAATTTACCATTCCTGTTTCATAATTTCCCAATTATAAAACTTTCGTATTGGTTTTACAAATTGTGATTCAGGAAGCATGGACTCATTTCACTTCAGTTGGTTCAATGTGACCACCCATGATGCTCAATGGAATTTTGAGTTGTATTTTCGACAAGTCCACCAATCAAAAAAGACGTTTGCTTCTACATAAGTGCATAAGACAGCATACACTTGTAAGAAAACTACATTTTGGACTATTTATAGGTCTTTTTTTCTGGTATGCTGCTTTGTATTGGACGTACCTGCTTGGCTTATATAGTACATTGAAGATGCCAAGCTGGGGTTTCTTTTTCACATTCCTCtcaaaaagtaattaaatttcctcttttcttctttttcttcgtTAAACGCATCAAAataccttttttttctctctattgCCTTTTATTTGGAGTAATAGAGATTTTGTAAGTAGTCTATCGTTGTAAAATTGGTTTGTTGGATCACAATGATTATGATATAGATGTGAGTTCCTCTTCCATCTAATGATCCTTGACTGAACCTTATTGGTAGCTTGCTAATTCTCAGTTTGGATGGCTTCCATAGCAGTCGTTGATTGGATTTCTAGCTTTTGCCCACTGTTCTTTTTGTTCAGTATTAGAGGCTACCTCCTTTTGATTTAGATGCATTGAAAATCCTGCAaggaaaatataatatatacatatataaaatgtgGGTATGTGAAAGAGACAACAAGAGGATGATGTATTGCTCTGATTTTTATATGGAACAAAgataatcaataaaatgaataattcaAAATACTGTGTAATTAAGATAaagatttataatatgattattttaaaaataaatcttgatgcagtattgttttattttattttgtttttagaaaaaaatactaatatatttaatcgCTTTATTTGCAAGTGTTCTAAAAGCTTGATTCTGGACAAATTGAATAGGGAGGGCAAAATGATCCTTTGCCCTTTATTTATGCTGCATCACATCAATGCTGTAAGATATTTTTGACTGATCAGTTAAAATAGTAAGAAGTCGAACAGTTCCCAGAAGTCAagagcaacatgatttcttctctgtttgaacttttctttttcattggAGGCTCATTATTAGAGATGAGGAACACTATTCGTGATTATTTGAACAAAATTCAGTTGACCAATGGGTCCAACCTAGAAAATGATTGATAAATTTGTAGGTAGCGCGCGTGagggtaaaaaaaaaaaaaaaagaacagtaGAAACAAACGCGAATGTCGTTTGGTAAATGTCTGAAATGGAAGAAATTGTCGTTTAACGTAAGAGGTACCATCCAGCTCTCTCACGTTGCCTTGTCTGGACTCCTGACACTTCTTAAACAGACAAAGTAGGACCCCACACCTCAATTCCATTATTAAAAActtcaatatataatataaataatatctttcaaaattaaaatatttagatttttatcgTCTTGGTTATACAGACACTTAGAACTTAGAGAAattaaactaaactaaatagaTAAAATGTGAGTTGTAccttcatattttatttacgataattataaacatttacaacttaaatattttcattcataattcattaattttactaaaaagttgttatttatataataaatagtaataaataatatttttttattatataactcaCTATATAAATTaggaaaaatactaaaataaacaCTTCTTCTCATATTTCTCTTAAAATCTTGT is a genomic window of Ricinus communis isolate WT05 ecotype wild-type chromosome 2, ASM1957865v1, whole genome shotgun sequence containing:
- the LOC8288894 gene encoding J domain-containing protein required for chloroplast accumulation response 1 isoform X2 encodes the protein MEKLSNRESILLGYSPQRNISNNLPTSSPDSPDIDFHDVFGGPPRRASIQETRCSFGENDTDSYALTTSSHRHRWSGLSERPVFGEDSATRRRYTSHDFFDDIFRVNESLSTSPRKNETDSFSSNPGSKVLSPVRPLPPRAAEPFPSASLPAQFSLPAKLIKGTDLPTFGSSARNHHKNKDGADEITIKNELKESKVKSTKRSAAVFNVSEKVKKQVEARTILNGSEMDKANLQGSPKESNGGLTKNRGRQKVKEFVKIFNQEASGKPTFNSDSQSPQSQSSRWKERGKFKPEEDPSVAPTKLDDKVHLPNGNKNHKPHASIRVNEFLKQFEKQHSETRSHNHEPTDISSGLKDKSASTAASIPDGSKAVLEDPDDSFQGNILIKELPQDENELPQAGDNQEVFQDIDTKIRKWSDGKEGNIRSLLSTLQYVLWPESGWKPVPLVDIIEGNAVKRSYQKALLTLHPDKLQQKGATSHQKYIAEKVFDVLQEAWTHFTSVGSM